The following proteins are co-located in the Lagenorhynchus albirostris chromosome 2, mLagAlb1.1, whole genome shotgun sequence genome:
- the IGSF9 gene encoding protein turtle homolog A isoform X5, giving the protein MVWCLSLAILSLIIGQGADGRGKPEVVSVVGRAGESAVLGCDLLSPAGRPPLHVIEWLRFGFLLPIFIQFGLYSPRIDPAYVGRVRLQKGASLQIEGLRAEDQGWYECRVLFLDQHRPEDDSANGSWVHLTVNSPPQFLETPPQVLEVRELEPVTLRCAARGSPQPRVTWKLLGQDLGQGQSQVQVQNGTLRIRRVERGSSGVYTCQASSTEGSAIHATQLLVLGPPVIVVPPKNSTVNASQDVSLACQAEAYPANLTYSWFQDSTNVFHISRLQPRVRILVDGSLRLQAAQPDDAGRYTCVPSNGLPRPPSASAYLTVLYPAQVTAMPPETPLPMGMRGVIRCPVRANPPLLFVSWTKDGQALQLDKFPGWSQGPEGSLIIALGNEDVLGEYSCTPYNRLGTAGPSPVTRVLLKAPPAFLERPKEEYFQEVGRELLIPCSARGDPSPTISWAKAPAPTLSPMCPSCLCPRVPMSPGSLALMVATCRDSASGTPHWLPTTPAAPSPPATEMLPPLSPPRGLVAVRTARGVLLHWDPPELVPKRLDGYVLEARQSSQGWEVLDRAVAGSEMQLLVPGLIKDVLYEFRLVAFAGSYVSDPSNTANVSTSGENLAGGQSPGDWGARSPLSRGHRPSPVALCPGLEVYPSRTQLPGLLPQPVLAGVVGGVCFLGVAVLVSILAACLMNRRRAARRHRKRLRQDAPLIFSPAGKSAPHSASGSGSPDSVAKLKLQGSPVPSLRQSLLWGEPAGPPSPPPDPPPSRGPLPLEPICRGPDGRFVMGPKVGTSQEKSGPEQAEPRTPAQRQARSYDGGSSPSGMAQPLCIADIRPVRPPPAAPPSSLPGPGPLLQYLSLPFFREMNVDGDWPPLEEPAPPPDYMDTRPRPTSSLLHPLDSHSEFPRAALPGAVLGVGASPEPPYTVLTDWTLRERLLPSLLPAAAQGSLTSQSSGRGSASFLRPPSTAPSAGGSYLSPAPGDTSSWASGPERWPRREHVVTVSTRRNTSVDENYEWDSEFPGDMELLETLHLGLTGPRSRLEAEPELGAKTPEEGCLLNTAHAPGPEARCAALREEFLAFRRRRDAARFRLPAYRQPVSHPEQATLL; this is encoded by the exons ATGGTTTGGTGCCTCAGTCTGGCCATCCTCAGCCTGATCATCGGCCAGGGGGCTGACG GTCGAGGGAAGCCTGAGGTGGTGTCGGTGGTGGGCCGGGCCGGGGAGAGCGCGGTGCTGGGCTGTGACCTGCTGTCCCCGGCTGGCCGACCCCCTCTGCACGTCATCGAGTGGCTGCGCTTTGGATTCCTGCTTCCCATCTTCATTCAGTTCGGCCTCTACTCTCCCCGCATCGACCCGGCTTACGTGG GGCGTGTCCGGCTTCAGAAGGGGGCATCTCTCCAGATCGAGGGGCTGCGGGCTGAGGACCAGGGCTGGTACGAGTGCCGCgtgctcttcctggaccagcacAGACCCGAGGACGACTCTGCTAACGGCTCCTGGGTGCACCTCACAGTCAATT CGCCCCCTCAATTCCTGGAGACGCCTCCCCAGGTGCTGGAAGTGCGGGAACTGGAGCCTGTGACCCTGCGTTGCGCGGCCCGCGGCAGCCCCCAACCTCGTGTGACTTGGAAGCTCCTAGGACAGGACCTCGGCCAGGGCCAGAGTCAGGTGCAA GTGCAGAACGGGACGCTGAGGATCCGGAGGGTGGAGCGAGGCAGCTCCGGGGTCTACACCTGCCAAGCCTCCAGCACTGAGGGCAGCGCCATCCACGCCACCCAGCTGCTGGTGCTAG GACCCCCAGTCATCGTGGTGCCCCCCAAGAACAGCACGGTCAATGCCTCTCAGGATGTTTCCCTGGCCTGCCAGGCTGAGGCGTACCCCGCTAACCTCACCTACAGCTGGTTCCAGGACAGCACCAATGTCTTCCACATTAG CCGCCTGCAGCCCCGAGTGCGGATCCTGGTGGATGGCAGCTTGCGGCTGCAGGCCGCCCAGCCTGATGATGCGGGCCGCTACACCTGTGTACCCAGCAATGGCCTTCCACGCCCACCCTCGGCCTCTGCCTACCTCACTGTTCTCT ACCCCGCCCAGGTGACTGCCATGCCTCCTGAGACACCCCTGCCCATGGGCATGCGGGGGGTGATCCGGTGCCCGGTTCGTGCCAACCCCCCACTGCTCTTTGTCAGCTGGACCAAGGATGGGCAGGCCCTGCAGCTGGACAAG TTCCCTGGCTGGTCCCAGGGCCCAGAAGGTTCTCTGATCATTGCCCTGGGGAATGAGGATGTGCTGGGAGAATACTCCTGCACCCCCTACAACCGTCTTGGCACTGCAGGGCCCTCCCCGGTGACCCGCGTGCTGCTCAAg GCTCCCCCAGCTTTTCTAGAACGGCCCAAGGAAGAATATTTCCAAGAAGTAGGGCGGGAGCTACTCATCCCCTGCTCTGCCCGAGGAGACCCTTCGCCTACTATCTCTTGGGCTAAG GCACCAGCCCCCACGTTGTCACCAATGTGTCCATCGTGCCTTTGCCCAAGGGTGCCAATGTCTCCTGGGAGCCTGGCTTTGATGGTGGCTACCTGCAGAGATTCAGCGTCTGGTACACCCCATT GGCTTCCTACCACACCAGCTGCCCCCAGTCCTCCCGCAACAGAGATGCTGCCTCCCCTGTCCCCTCCGAGAGGTCTGGTGGCAGTGAGGACAGCCCGGGGGGTACTCCTGCATTGGGACCCCCCAGAACTGGTCCCTAAGAGACTGGATGGCTACGTCCTGGAGGCACGGCAAAGCTCCCAGGGGTGGGAGGTGCTGGATCGGGCCGTGGCAGGCAGTGAAATGCAGTTGTTGGTGCCAGGACTTATCAAG GACGTTCTCTACGAGTTCCGCCTTGTGGCCTTCGCCGGTAGCTATGTCAGTGATCCCAGCAACACGGCCAACGTCTCCACTTCTGGTGAGAATCTGGCAGGAGGGCAGAGCCCTGGGGATTGGGGGGCTCGAAGCCCACTAAGTCGTGGACACCGACCCTCCCCCGTGGCCCTTTGCCCAGGCCTGGAGGTCTACCCCTCGCGCACACAGCTGCCGGGCCTCCTGCCCCAGCCAGTGCTGGCCGGCGTGGTGGGCGGGGTCTGCTTCCTGGGCGTGGCTGTCCTCGTGAGTATCCTGGCCGCTTGCCTTATGAACCGGCGCAGAGCCGCACGTCGCCACCGCAAACGCCTCCGCCAAG ATGCACCTCTTATCTTCTCTCCGGCCGGGAAGTCAGCTCCCCA CTCTGCTTCGGGCTCGGGCAGTCCTGACAGCGTGGCGAAGCTGAAGCTCCAGGGTTCCCCAGTCCCCAGCCTGCGCCAGAGTCTGCTCTGGGGGGAACCCGCTGgaccccccagcccccctccGGATCCTCCACCTAGCCGGGGGCCCTTACCCCTGGAGCCCATTTGCCGGGGACCAGATGGGCGATTTGTGATGGGACCCAAGGTGGGGACCTCCCAAGAAAAGTCAGGCCCTGAGCAGGCTGAGCCTCGGACCCCAGCTCAGCGTCAGGCCAGGTCCTATGATGGCGGCAGCAGCCCCAGTGGGatggcccagcccctctgcatTGCAGACATCAGGCCTGTGAGGCCCCCTCCAGCAGCGCCCCCCAGTTCCCTGCCAGGTCCGGGACCCCTGCTCCAGTACCTGAGCCTGCCCTTCTTCAGGGAGATGAATGTAGATGGGGACTGGCCCCCCTTGGAGGAGCCTGCTCCTCCCCCAGATTACATGGATACCCGGCCCCGCCCCACCTcatctctcctccaccccctgGACTCCCACTCGGAGTTCCCCAGGGCGGCGCTTCCTGGGGCCGTGCTCGGGGTTGGGGCCTCCCCAGAGCCCCCGTACACAGTGCTGACTGACTGGACACTGAGGGAGCGGCTGCTGCCAAGCCTTCTGCCTGCTGCGGCTCAGGGCAGCCTCACAAGCCAGAGCAGTGGGCGGGGCAGCGCCTCCTTCCTTCGGCCCCCCTCCACGGCCCCCTCTGCAGGAGGCAGCTACCTCAGCCCCGCTCCAGGAGACaccagcagctgggccagtggcCCCGAGAGGTGGCCCCGAAGGGAGCATGTGGTGACGGTCAGCACGAG GAGGAACACATCTGTGGATGAGAACTATGAATGGGACTCAGAATTCCCAGGGGACATGGAATTGCTGGAGACTCTGCACCTGGGCTTGACTGGCCCTCGATCCCGACTTGAAGCTGAGCCAGAGCTAG GTGCGAAGACTCCAGAGGAGGGCTGCCTCCTGAATACCGCCCACGCTCCTGGCCCTGAGGCCCGCTGTGCTGCCCTTCGGGAGGAATTCCTGGCCTTCCGCCGCCGTCGAGATGCTGCTAGGTTCCGGCTACCGGCCTATCGACAGCCAGTCTCCCACCCTGAACAGGCCACTCTGCTGTGA
- the IGSF9 gene encoding protein turtle homolog A isoform X4 has translation MVWCLSLAILSLIIGQGADGRGKPEVVSVVGRAGESAVLGCDLLSPAGRPPLHVIEWLRFGFLLPIFIQFGLYSPRIDPAYVGRVRLQKGASLQIEGLRAEDQGWYECRVLFLDQHRPEDDSANGSWVHLTVNSPPQFLETPPQVLEVRELEPVTLRCAARGSPQPRVTWKLLGQDLGQGQSQVQVQNGTLRIRRVERGSSGVYTCQASSTEGSAIHATQLLVLGPPVIVVPPKNSTVNASQDVSLACQAEAYPANLTYSWFQDSTNVFHISRLQPRVRILVDGSLRLQAAQPDDAGRYTCVPSNGLPRPPSASAYLTVLYPAQVTAMPPETPLPMGMRGVIRCPVRANPPLLFVSWTKDGQALQLDKFPGWSQGPEGSLIIALGNEDVLGEYSCTPYNRLGTAGPSPVTRVLLKAPPAFLERPKEEYFQEVGRELLIPCSARGDPSPTISWAKVGRGLQGQAQVDSNSSLILRPLTKEAHGRWECTASNAVARVATSTNVYVLGTSPHVVTNVSIVPLPKGANVSWEPGFDGGYLQRFSVWYTPLAKRPDRAHYDWVSLAVPVGAAHLLVPGLQPHTQYQFSVLAQNKLGSGPFSEIVLSAPEGLPTTPAAPSPPATEMLPPLSPPRGLVAVRTARGVLLHWDPPELVPKRLDGYVLEARQSSQGWEVLDRAVAGSEMQLLVPGLIKDVLYEFRLVAFAGSYVSDPSNTANVSTSDAPLIFSPAGKSAPHSASGSGSPDSVAKLKLQGSPVPSLRQSLLWGEPAGPPSPPPDPPPSRGPLPLEPICRGPDGRFVMGPKVGTSQEKSGPEQAEPRTPAQRQARSYDGGSSPSGMAQPLCIADIRPVRPPPAAPPSSLPGPGPLLQYLSLPFFREMNVDGDWPPLEEPAPPPDYMDTRPRPTSSLLHPLDSHSEFPRAALPGAVLGVGASPEPPYTVLTDWTLRERLLPSLLPAAAQGSLTSQSSGRGSASFLRPPSTAPSAGGSYLSPAPGDTSSWASGPERWPRREHVVTVSTRRNTSVDENYEWDSEFPGDMELLETLHLGLTGPRSRLEAEPELGAKTPEEGCLLNTAHAPGPEARCAALREEFLAFRRRRDAARFRLPAYRQPVSHPEQATLL, from the exons ATGGTTTGGTGCCTCAGTCTGGCCATCCTCAGCCTGATCATCGGCCAGGGGGCTGACG GTCGAGGGAAGCCTGAGGTGGTGTCGGTGGTGGGCCGGGCCGGGGAGAGCGCGGTGCTGGGCTGTGACCTGCTGTCCCCGGCTGGCCGACCCCCTCTGCACGTCATCGAGTGGCTGCGCTTTGGATTCCTGCTTCCCATCTTCATTCAGTTCGGCCTCTACTCTCCCCGCATCGACCCGGCTTACGTGG GGCGTGTCCGGCTTCAGAAGGGGGCATCTCTCCAGATCGAGGGGCTGCGGGCTGAGGACCAGGGCTGGTACGAGTGCCGCgtgctcttcctggaccagcacAGACCCGAGGACGACTCTGCTAACGGCTCCTGGGTGCACCTCACAGTCAATT CGCCCCCTCAATTCCTGGAGACGCCTCCCCAGGTGCTGGAAGTGCGGGAACTGGAGCCTGTGACCCTGCGTTGCGCGGCCCGCGGCAGCCCCCAACCTCGTGTGACTTGGAAGCTCCTAGGACAGGACCTCGGCCAGGGCCAGAGTCAGGTGCAA GTGCAGAACGGGACGCTGAGGATCCGGAGGGTGGAGCGAGGCAGCTCCGGGGTCTACACCTGCCAAGCCTCCAGCACTGAGGGCAGCGCCATCCACGCCACCCAGCTGCTGGTGCTAG GACCCCCAGTCATCGTGGTGCCCCCCAAGAACAGCACGGTCAATGCCTCTCAGGATGTTTCCCTGGCCTGCCAGGCTGAGGCGTACCCCGCTAACCTCACCTACAGCTGGTTCCAGGACAGCACCAATGTCTTCCACATTAG CCGCCTGCAGCCCCGAGTGCGGATCCTGGTGGATGGCAGCTTGCGGCTGCAGGCCGCCCAGCCTGATGATGCGGGCCGCTACACCTGTGTACCCAGCAATGGCCTTCCACGCCCACCCTCGGCCTCTGCCTACCTCACTGTTCTCT ACCCCGCCCAGGTGACTGCCATGCCTCCTGAGACACCCCTGCCCATGGGCATGCGGGGGGTGATCCGGTGCCCGGTTCGTGCCAACCCCCCACTGCTCTTTGTCAGCTGGACCAAGGATGGGCAGGCCCTGCAGCTGGACAAG TTCCCTGGCTGGTCCCAGGGCCCAGAAGGTTCTCTGATCATTGCCCTGGGGAATGAGGATGTGCTGGGAGAATACTCCTGCACCCCCTACAACCGTCTTGGCACTGCAGGGCCCTCCCCGGTGACCCGCGTGCTGCTCAAg GCTCCCCCAGCTTTTCTAGAACGGCCCAAGGAAGAATATTTCCAAGAAGTAGGGCGGGAGCTACTCATCCCCTGCTCTGCCCGAGGAGACCCTTCGCCTACTATCTCTTGGGCTAAG GTGGGCCGGGGGCTGCAGGGCCAGGCCCAGGTGGATAGCAACAGTAGCCTCATCCTGCGACCGTTGACCAAGGAGGCCCACGGGCGCTGGGAGTGCACAGCCAGCAATGCTGTGGCCCGAGTGGCCACCTCCACGAATGTCTACGTGCTGG GCACCAGCCCCCACGTTGTCACCAATGTGTCCATCGTGCCTTTGCCCAAGGGTGCCAATGTCTCCTGGGAGCCTGGCTTTGATGGTGGCTACCTGCAGAGATTCAGCGTCTGGTACACCCCATT GGCAAAGCGTCCTGACCGAGCCCACTACGACTGGGTGTCCTTGGCTGTGCCCGTGGGGGCTGCTCACCTCCTAGTGCCAGGCTTGCAGCCCCACACCCAATACCAGTTCAGCGTCCTCGCTCAGAACAAGCTGGGGAGCGGGCCCTTCAGCGAGATCGTCTTGTCTGCTCCTGAAG GGCTTCCTACCACACCAGCTGCCCCCAGTCCTCCCGCAACAGAGATGCTGCCTCCCCTGTCCCCTCCGAGAGGTCTGGTGGCAGTGAGGACAGCCCGGGGGGTACTCCTGCATTGGGACCCCCCAGAACTGGTCCCTAAGAGACTGGATGGCTACGTCCTGGAGGCACGGCAAAGCTCCCAGGGGTGGGAGGTGCTGGATCGGGCCGTGGCAGGCAGTGAAATGCAGTTGTTGGTGCCAGGACTTATCAAG GACGTTCTCTACGAGTTCCGCCTTGTGGCCTTCGCCGGTAGCTATGTCAGTGATCCCAGCAACACGGCCAACGTCTCCACTTCTG ATGCACCTCTTATCTTCTCTCCGGCCGGGAAGTCAGCTCCCCA CTCTGCTTCGGGCTCGGGCAGTCCTGACAGCGTGGCGAAGCTGAAGCTCCAGGGTTCCCCAGTCCCCAGCCTGCGCCAGAGTCTGCTCTGGGGGGAACCCGCTGgaccccccagcccccctccGGATCCTCCACCTAGCCGGGGGCCCTTACCCCTGGAGCCCATTTGCCGGGGACCAGATGGGCGATTTGTGATGGGACCCAAGGTGGGGACCTCCCAAGAAAAGTCAGGCCCTGAGCAGGCTGAGCCTCGGACCCCAGCTCAGCGTCAGGCCAGGTCCTATGATGGCGGCAGCAGCCCCAGTGGGatggcccagcccctctgcatTGCAGACATCAGGCCTGTGAGGCCCCCTCCAGCAGCGCCCCCCAGTTCCCTGCCAGGTCCGGGACCCCTGCTCCAGTACCTGAGCCTGCCCTTCTTCAGGGAGATGAATGTAGATGGGGACTGGCCCCCCTTGGAGGAGCCTGCTCCTCCCCCAGATTACATGGATACCCGGCCCCGCCCCACCTcatctctcctccaccccctgGACTCCCACTCGGAGTTCCCCAGGGCGGCGCTTCCTGGGGCCGTGCTCGGGGTTGGGGCCTCCCCAGAGCCCCCGTACACAGTGCTGACTGACTGGACACTGAGGGAGCGGCTGCTGCCAAGCCTTCTGCCTGCTGCGGCTCAGGGCAGCCTCACAAGCCAGAGCAGTGGGCGGGGCAGCGCCTCCTTCCTTCGGCCCCCCTCCACGGCCCCCTCTGCAGGAGGCAGCTACCTCAGCCCCGCTCCAGGAGACaccagcagctgggccagtggcCCCGAGAGGTGGCCCCGAAGGGAGCATGTGGTGACGGTCAGCACGAG GAGGAACACATCTGTGGATGAGAACTATGAATGGGACTCAGAATTCCCAGGGGACATGGAATTGCTGGAGACTCTGCACCTGGGCTTGACTGGCCCTCGATCCCGACTTGAAGCTGAGCCAGAGCTAG GTGCGAAGACTCCAGAGGAGGGCTGCCTCCTGAATACCGCCCACGCTCCTGGCCCTGAGGCCCGCTGTGCTGCCCTTCGGGAGGAATTCCTGGCCTTCCGCCGCCGTCGAGATGCTGCTAGGTTCCGGCTACCGGCCTATCGACAGCCAGTCTCCCACCCTGAACAGGCCACTCTGCTGTGA